A single genomic interval of Spirosoma taeanense harbors:
- a CDS encoding RNA polymerase sigma factor, with protein MPYNCSYTDLWYSFRQGDKAAFQQIYRLYVRDLLNYGYKVTNDLPLIEDSIHDLFIELWQSRHNLSDTDSIKFYLFRSLRNKITRTRNRDVFFQASDIDQVQTPVDDAVIENKLIEGEETQDVYQQLQKSFALLTPRQQEALNLRFYQHFSNEEIAQIMGVNYQSACRFIYAGLKTLRETVRIS; from the coding sequence GTGCCATACAACTGTTCCTATACCGATTTGTGGTACTCCTTTCGCCAGGGTGATAAGGCCGCTTTTCAGCAGATTTATCGGCTGTATGTCCGGGATCTGCTGAATTACGGCTATAAGGTAACGAATGATCTGCCCCTCATCGAAGACAGCATTCATGATCTGTTCATTGAACTCTGGCAGAGCCGTCATAACCTGAGCGATACCGATTCGATCAAGTTCTATCTGTTTCGTTCGCTGCGTAACAAGATAACCCGGACCCGCAATCGTGACGTTTTCTTCCAGGCATCCGACATCGATCAGGTGCAGACACCCGTTGACGACGCGGTGATTGAGAACAAGCTGATCGAGGGTGAGGAAACGCAGGACGTGTATCAGCAGCTTCAGAAGAGTTTTGCCTTGCTAACCCCGCGCCAGCAGGAGGCTTTGAACCTGCGATTTTACCAGCACTTCAGCAACGAGGAGATTGCCCAGATCATGGGCGTCAACTACCAGTCGGCCTGTCGGTTCATCTACGCAGGTCTTAAAACGCTCCGCGAAACCGTCAGGATTTCGTAG
- a CDS encoding hybrid sensor histidine kinase/response regulator transcription factor translates to MSTLINQFITFGSSLLHSSAGRGKKANFAWLAVCWLLITSCQSATENKSFRIGFSQRTGADTWRKTMLESMNQELSFNPEIDFIVKDAGGQSSRQVQQIQELINQQVDLLIVSPNAARPITPIVEKAYQQGIPVIVVDRRTASDQYTAYVGADNVEVGRTAGLYANALLKGRGNVVEIGESPGSSADIDRHRGFVEAIHQHPGIRLVAKLEGDWDKRSFAEKLTRLLSDQPTIQLIFAQNDRTALKAHAVCQKLGLEQRVKIIGVDGLPGKNEGIDLVDRGILSATVLYPTGGKEAIRTAVAILQKQPFRRENRLPITLIDSSNVRIMKFQNEKVIEQQADIVKQSQRISYLTQTYASQKNTLYITFASLMVVMLLGIWALYLIRAKQAAYQTLEKQNEEILNQKNQIETVSQQARLATEEKLRFYSYISHEFNTPLSLILTPTEDLLSKKNVSPHDLRSSLSLVQKNAYRLLRLVDQMLDLRKTDAGKLRLRTAEQDLVAFVRDIVHDFRRKAEKQRIDLQLLTDLPAQPLWFDAEKLDKVLFNLLSNAFKYTPKGGLIHVRLNRVGEQVRIQVEDNGAGMTPEEKDHAFDLFFSGSRPFDLAKGLGLALSLEFIQLHRGDISVQSEKGQGTTFTILLPLGNQHLDSTEMVDTPSQQRMIVDAGDEEMPAPPITLPGKQTGTLLIIEDNDELRTFLAARLGSEFEIVAENNGEAGWERALETIPDLIISDIMLPGMDGLQLTQRIKADLRTSHIPVILLTAKGQMEQRIEGTRAGADAYITKPFNTTFLLETLRTTLANRQKLQQRFASDLLPQSGNRQEKKFLNELTALIEQHLSDPAFGVEMLSREMGLSRVQLYRKVQALLDMNVMDYLTEIRLKKAKYLLRETTKPMAQIADETGFNSAAYFTTFFKQHTQKTPSEYRKSPVGA, encoded by the coding sequence ATGTCTACGCTTATCAACCAGTTCATCACGTTTGGTTCTTCTTTGTTGCACAGCAGCGCTGGTCGGGGAAAGAAAGCCAACTTCGCATGGCTGGCGGTTTGCTGGCTGCTGATAACCAGCTGTCAGTCAGCGACTGAAAATAAATCTTTTCGCATCGGTTTTTCGCAGCGCACCGGTGCCGACACCTGGCGGAAAACCATGCTGGAGAGCATGAACCAGGAACTTTCCTTTAATCCCGAAATTGATTTCATTGTCAAGGATGCCGGTGGGCAAAGCAGCCGGCAGGTGCAGCAGATTCAGGAGCTGATCAATCAGCAGGTCGACCTGCTGATTGTCTCGCCGAATGCGGCCCGGCCCATTACGCCTATCGTTGAAAAAGCCTACCAGCAGGGTATTCCGGTCATTGTTGTCGACCGACGCACAGCTTCCGACCAGTATACCGCTTACGTCGGCGCCGATAACGTAGAGGTAGGTCGCACGGCCGGGCTCTACGCCAACGCACTCCTGAAGGGTAGGGGCAACGTGGTGGAAATCGGCGAGTCGCCGGGGTCGTCGGCCGACATCGACCGGCATCGGGGGTTTGTCGAAGCTATTCACCAGCATCCCGGCATCCGGCTGGTGGCCAAACTGGAAGGTGACTGGGATAAGCGTTCGTTTGCCGAAAAGCTAACCCGGCTGCTGAGCGACCAGCCAACCATTCAGCTCATTTTTGCGCAGAACGACCGCACGGCCCTGAAAGCCCATGCCGTATGCCAGAAACTGGGGCTTGAGCAGCGGGTGAAAATTATTGGTGTGGATGGGTTGCCGGGCAAAAACGAAGGCATCGACCTGGTAGACCGGGGCATACTGAGCGCTACGGTGCTTTACCCGACGGGCGGCAAAGAGGCTATCCGGACGGCCGTTGCCATCCTGCAGAAGCAACCCTTCCGACGCGAGAATCGCCTGCCCATTACGCTGATCGACTCCTCGAACGTGCGGATTATGAAGTTTCAGAACGAGAAAGTCATTGAACAGCAGGCCGATATTGTTAAACAAAGCCAGCGAATCAGCTATCTAACCCAGACCTACGCATCGCAGAAGAACACGCTCTATATCACCTTCGCGAGTCTGATGGTGGTCATGCTGCTGGGTATCTGGGCGCTCTATCTGATTCGGGCCAAGCAGGCCGCCTACCAGACGCTGGAAAAGCAGAACGAGGAGATTCTGAACCAGAAAAACCAGATCGAAACCGTATCGCAGCAGGCCCGGCTGGCGACAGAAGAGAAACTGCGGTTCTATTCGTATATCTCCCACGAGTTCAACACACCCCTGAGCCTGATTCTGACCCCGACGGAGGATCTCTTGAGCAAAAAGAACGTAAGCCCGCACGACCTGAGAAGTAGTCTGAGTCTGGTGCAAAAAAATGCCTATCGGCTGCTGCGCCTGGTGGATCAGATGCTGGATTTGCGCAAAACGGATGCGGGCAAGCTGCGGTTGCGGACGGCCGAACAGGACCTGGTTGCGTTTGTACGGGACATTGTACACGACTTCCGGCGCAAAGCCGAAAAGCAGCGGATTGATCTGCAGTTGCTGACCGATCTGCCCGCGCAGCCGCTCTGGTTCGACGCCGAGAAGCTGGATAAGGTTCTGTTTAATCTGCTATCGAACGCCTTTAAATACACGCCGAAAGGCGGGCTGATCCACGTACGGCTGAATCGCGTTGGCGAGCAGGTCCGGATTCAGGTAGAGGACAATGGCGCAGGGATGACGCCCGAAGAAAAAGACCACGCCTTCGATCTGTTCTTTAGCGGGAGCCGCCCCTTTGATCTGGCCAAAGGACTGGGGCTGGCCCTGTCGCTGGAGTTTATTCAACTGCACCGGGGCGACATCAGTGTACAGTCTGAGAAAGGGCAGGGCACAACGTTCACGATTCTGTTGCCGCTGGGTAATCAGCACCTGGACAGCACCGAAATGGTCGATACGCCAAGCCAGCAGCGTATGATCGTTGACGCCGGGGACGAAGAGATGCCTGCTCCCCCCATTACGCTCCCTGGCAAGCAGACAGGTACGCTGCTGATTATTGAAGACAACGACGAACTGCGTACTTTTCTGGCTGCCCGTTTAGGCAGCGAGTTTGAGATAGTGGCTGAAAATAACGGCGAAGCAGGCTGGGAGCGGGCGCTGGAAACGATTCCGGACCTGATCATCAGCGATATCATGCTGCCGGGTATGGACGGCCTGCAACTGACCCAGCGGATCAAAGCCGATCTGCGTACGTCGCACATTCCCGTGATTCTGCTGACAGCCAAGGGGCAGATGGAGCAGCGCATTGAAGGAACCCGCGCCGGGGCTGATGCCTACATTACAAAACCGTTCAATACAACCTTTCTGCTCGAAACCCTCCGGACGACCCTCGCCAACCGGCAGAAACTGCAGCAGCGGTTCGCTTCGGATCTGCTGCCGCAGTCGGGCAATCGGCAGGAGAAGAAATTCCTCAACGAACTGACGGCCCTGATTGAACAGCATCTGAGTGATCCGGCATTTGGCGTCGAAATGCTGAGCCGGGAAATGGGGCTTTCGCGGGTGCAGCTGTACCGCAAAGTGCAGGCCCTGCTGGACATGAACGTAATGGACTACCTGACCGAAATTCGGCTCAAAAAAGCCAAATACCTGCTTCGGGAAACTACCAAGCCCATGGCCCAGATTGCCGATGAAACGGGTTTCAACTCGGCGGCTTACTTCACTACGTTCTTCAAGCAACATACGCAGAAAACCCCCTCCGAATACCGAAAATCGCCGGTAGGGGCCTGA
- a CDS encoding CheR family methyltransferase, with protein sequence MNLDYDLGTTELDDLLTLIRLTYGYDFTNYARASLKRRVLRCMTMAGIQTGSDLRYQLANNPAFFTWFLQFITVNVTGMFRDPPFYAALREKVLPKLASYPIIKIWHAGCSTGEEVYSMAILLQEAGLLERCRIYATDLNPANLDKARQGLISLQHMKEYTQNYQQAGGNNEFSSYYTVRQDHVLIHRNLRDSILFAQHNLVTDRVFNEFQLVCCRNVLIYFNKDLQNHVIRLFHDSLAPLGYLAIGLKESLLFTDVRPQFDVLSSTAKIFRRTR encoded by the coding sequence ATGAACCTGGACTACGACCTCGGCACGACCGAACTGGACGATCTTCTGACGCTGATCCGGTTAACCTACGGATACGATTTCACGAACTACGCCCGGGCTTCGCTGAAGCGTCGGGTGCTACGCTGCATGACAATGGCGGGTATTCAGACGGGCAGCGACCTGCGGTACCAACTGGCCAACAACCCCGCCTTTTTTACCTGGTTTCTGCAGTTCATTACGGTCAATGTAACCGGCATGTTTCGCGACCCGCCGTTCTACGCAGCCCTTCGTGAGAAGGTGCTGCCCAAGCTGGCGTCATACCCGATCATCAAAATCTGGCATGCGGGCTGTTCCACCGGTGAGGAGGTTTATTCGATGGCCATTCTGCTGCAGGAAGCCGGACTGCTGGAACGCTGCCGCATCTACGCCACCGACCTCAACCCGGCGAATCTGGACAAAGCCCGCCAGGGATTAATCTCGCTGCAGCACATGAAAGAATACACGCAGAACTATCAGCAGGCTGGCGGCAACAATGAGTTTTCGAGCTATTATACGGTCCGACAGGACCACGTACTCATCCATAGGAATCTGCGCGATTCGATCCTGTTCGCGCAGCATAACCTGGTGACCGACCGGGTATTCAACGAGTTTCAGCTCGTTTGCTGTCGGAACGTCCTGATTTATTTTAACAAGGACCTGCAGAACCACGTTATCCGGCTGTTTCACGACAGCCTGGCCCCGCTGGGTTACCTGGCTATCGGGCTGAAAGAGTCTCTGCTGTTCACCGACGTCCGGCCGCAGTTTGATGTGCTGAGTTCGACCGCTAAAATCTTCCGACGAACCCGATGA
- a CDS encoding YihY/virulence factor BrkB family protein has product MASATAFFSFFALPPIVILLSQLYGGLLNEQHQQVSGQLFKQLALLFGDQSARQLQDISQHLQQRRSNSLLPVLSVLILLLASTTLFTIIKNSLNQLWHVKSAANRRFWHVLTDKLIALSLIILAGFLFIISLTLQRTITGILPTEPILYNSLGYAVHHGLSIILLAVWFAFVFKFLPDIRIHWQAVWVGALVTGGLVEIGEQVLDLLLINNSIRSLYGSAGDIILVLLFVFYSALIFYYGASFTRQYARWIHLEAEPGAHSVAYQVKEVTDSPE; this is encoded by the coding sequence ATGGCATCCGCGACGGCCTTCTTCTCGTTCTTTGCTCTGCCTCCCATTGTTATTCTGCTGAGTCAACTGTATGGTGGCCTGCTCAATGAACAGCACCAGCAGGTTAGCGGTCAGCTCTTTAAACAACTGGCTCTTCTATTTGGCGATCAGAGCGCACGTCAGCTACAGGACATATCCCAGCACCTCCAGCAACGGCGTTCGAACAGTTTACTCCCTGTGCTGAGCGTACTGATTTTACTGCTGGCGTCCACGACCCTGTTCACCATCATCAAAAATTCGCTGAATCAGCTTTGGCATGTAAAATCCGCGGCCAACCGGCGTTTCTGGCACGTGCTGACCGATAAACTGATTGCGCTGAGCCTGATTATCCTTGCCGGTTTTTTATTCATAATTTCCCTGACTCTCCAGCGCACGATAACCGGAATTCTGCCGACGGAGCCTATCCTATACAATAGCCTGGGGTATGCAGTGCACCACGGACTGTCGATCATCCTGCTGGCGGTGTGGTTCGCCTTCGTATTCAAGTTTCTGCCCGACATCCGCATCCACTGGCAGGCGGTTTGGGTGGGCGCTCTGGTTACGGGCGGGCTGGTAGAAATAGGCGAACAGGTCCTGGATCTTCTGTTGATAAACAACTCGATACGAAGCCTGTACGGCTCCGCCGGGGATATAATTCTGGTGCTGCTGTTCGTCTTTTACTCCGCGCTGATTTTCTATTACGGAGCCAGCTTCACCCGTCAATACGCCCGGTGGATTCATCTGGAGGCCGAACCGGGCGCCCATTCGGTGGCCTATCAGGTTAAGGAAGTAACCGACAGCCCGGAATAG
- a CDS encoding FAD-dependent oxidoreductase yields the protein MKIIACTLSVLTFFSTALWGQRSSRRADVIVYGGTSAAVIAAVQVKKMGKSVLVVSPDKHLGGLSAGGLGFTDTGNKEVIGGLSREFYQRLYQHYQKPDAWRWQKQNEYGNKGQGTPAIDGNARTMWIFEPHAAEQVFEDFAKEYNLTIYRDEWLDRSAKGIRKNNGVIKSIRTLKGTVYEGKMFIDATYEGDLMAAAGVKYHVGREANRVYNETHNGVQVGVFQHGHHFKANISPYVVPGNPKSGLLPGVSPDDPGMNGEGDNKIQAYCFRMCLSNHPDNRIPFSKPAGYDPNRYELLARVFASGWRETFDKYDPIPNRKTDTNNHGPFSTDYLGKNYDYPEATYERRKQIIRDHELYQKGLMYFLQNDSRVPADVRETMQQWGLPKDEFTDNGGWPHQLYIREARRMLGEFVMTEADALGKTTVPNPIGMGSYALDAHNAQRFVKKDGFVQNEGDIGVHPERPYSIAYGSILPKENECRNLLVPVCVSSSHIAYGSIRMEPVFMILGQSAATAAVLAIDNKVSPQRLPYEKLQAVLLKDQQRLTN from the coding sequence ATGAAGATCATCGCCTGTACGTTAAGCGTTCTCACGTTCTTCTCGACTGCACTCTGGGGCCAGCGTTCTTCCCGACGAGCCGATGTCATTGTGTATGGTGGCACATCAGCGGCCGTCATTGCGGCTGTGCAGGTCAAAAAAATGGGTAAGTCCGTTCTGGTCGTATCGCCCGATAAGCACCTGGGCGGTTTGTCGGCAGGAGGGCTTGGGTTTACGGATACGGGCAACAAAGAAGTGATCGGCGGCCTGTCGCGCGAGTTTTACCAGCGTCTGTATCAGCACTACCAGAAACCCGACGCCTGGCGATGGCAGAAGCAAAACGAGTACGGTAACAAAGGGCAGGGCACGCCCGCTATTGACGGGAATGCCCGCACGATGTGGATTTTTGAGCCCCATGCGGCCGAGCAGGTTTTCGAAGATTTCGCGAAAGAATATAATCTGACCATCTACCGCGACGAATGGCTCGACCGGTCGGCGAAAGGAATTCGGAAAAACAACGGTGTTATCAAATCCATCCGGACGCTGAAGGGCACGGTTTACGAGGGCAAGATGTTCATCGATGCGACCTACGAAGGCGACCTCATGGCGGCTGCGGGCGTAAAGTACCATGTAGGCCGGGAGGCTAACCGCGTCTATAACGAAACGCACAACGGCGTGCAGGTGGGCGTTTTTCAACACGGGCACCACTTCAAAGCAAACATCAGCCCCTACGTGGTGCCGGGCAATCCGAAAAGCGGTCTGCTGCCGGGGGTGTCGCCCGACGATCCGGGAATGAACGGTGAAGGCGATAATAAAATTCAGGCGTACTGCTTCCGCATGTGCCTGAGCAATCACCCGGACAATCGGATTCCTTTTTCCAAACCCGCCGGTTACGACCCGAATCGGTATGAGTTGCTGGCCCGTGTGTTTGCGTCGGGCTGGCGCGAAACGTTCGACAAGTATGATCCGATCCCAAACCGCAAAACCGACACCAACAACCACGGCCCGTTCAGTACGGACTATCTCGGCAAAAACTACGATTATCCCGAAGCGACCTACGAACGCCGAAAACAGATCATCCGCGACCACGAACTTTACCAGAAGGGACTCATGTATTTTCTGCAGAACGATTCCCGCGTCCCGGCCGACGTGCGGGAGACCATGCAGCAGTGGGGTCTGCCTAAAGACGAGTTCACTGACAACGGCGGCTGGCCACACCAGCTCTACATCCGCGAAGCCCGCCGGATGCTGGGTGAGTTTGTGATGACCGAAGCCGACGCCTTAGGCAAGACAACCGTGCCCAATCCTATCGGCATGGGGTCGTATGCGCTGGATGCGCACAACGCTCAGCGGTTCGTCAAGAAAGACGGTTTCGTTCAGAACGAAGGCGACATCGGCGTTCATCCCGAGCGGCCCTATTCCATAGCCTACGGGTCAATTCTGCCGAAAGAGAACGAGTGCCGGAATCTGCTGGTGCCGGTCTGCGTATCGAGTTCGCACATCGCTTACGGGTCAATTCGGATGGAACCGGTGTTCATGATTCTGGGGCAGTCAGCGGCCACCGCTGCGGTCCTGGCCATCGACAATAAGGTGTCGCCCCAGCGCCTGCCTTACGAAAAGCTCCAGGCGGTATTGCTCAAAGACCAGCAGCGGCTGACCAACTGA
- a CDS encoding sensor histidine kinase produces MLTSTSIAYPASTDKSTLFTILLVDDREENLIVLEELLADDNRQFIKATSGNEALKCVLKNDRIGLIMLDVQMPHMDGFEVARLLKANPKTRDISIIFVTAISKEEQYVLKGFEEGAVDYLAKPLDENVTRAKVRVFEQLWTYQQALRRTAGDLESINKQLERFVYMVAHDLKSPLTGLITLLWMVEYTNESRPIRQDELAEYLGEFKAAGYHLSSMISSILEYSRQSIEQQRSEKVDVGELLAQTAHLLFPPRHIQIRIAESMPVLFTKKLKLQQVFQNLLSNAIKYNDKPKGLIEVSYRDKGNFVEFSIRDNGPGMTDDQQTKLFQLFQANGHSQHESSTGVGLNIIKVLVEEQGGSIRVNTAPGAGSTVSFDWRK; encoded by the coding sequence ATGCTAACTTCTACTTCTATTGCTTACCCGGCCTCGACGGACAAATCAACCCTGTTCACGATCCTGCTGGTCGATGACCGGGAGGAAAATCTGATCGTGCTGGAAGAACTACTGGCTGACGACAACCGACAGTTTATTAAAGCCACATCGGGAAATGAAGCCCTGAAGTGCGTGCTGAAAAACGATCGCATCGGCCTGATCATGCTCGACGTACAGATGCCCCACATGGACGGGTTTGAAGTCGCCCGGTTGTTGAAAGCCAACCCCAAAACCCGCGATATTTCAATCATTTTCGTGACGGCGATCAGTAAGGAAGAACAATATGTACTCAAAGGCTTTGAAGAAGGAGCCGTTGATTACCTGGCCAAGCCCCTGGATGAAAACGTAACCCGGGCCAAGGTGCGGGTTTTCGAGCAGTTATGGACGTATCAGCAGGCGCTTAGGCGAACAGCGGGCGATCTGGAGAGTATCAACAAGCAGCTGGAACGCTTCGTCTATATGGTCGCCCACGACCTGAAGTCACCCCTGACGGGCCTGATTACGTTATTGTGGATGGTGGAATATACGAACGAAAGCCGACCCATTCGGCAGGACGAACTGGCTGAGTATCTGGGCGAGTTCAAAGCCGCGGGGTACCACCTCTCCTCAATGATCAGCTCAATTCTGGAGTATTCCCGCCAGAGCATTGAGCAGCAGCGGAGCGAAAAGGTCGATGTAGGCGAACTGCTGGCGCAGACGGCCCATCTGTTGTTTCCACCCCGGCACATTCAGATCCGGATTGCCGAGTCGATGCCCGTCCTCTTTACCAAAAAGCTGAAACTGCAGCAGGTCTTCCAGAATCTGCTGAGCAATGCCATCAAATACAACGATAAGCCCAAGGGACTGATCGAGGTCAGCTATCGGGATAAGGGTAACTTTGTTGAGTTTTCTATCCGCGACAACGGCCCCGGCATGACCGACGACCAGCAGACGAAGCTTTTCCAGCTTTTTCAGGCCAATGGCCACTCGCAGCATGAAAGCAGCACGGGCGTCGGGCTGAACATCATTAAAGTGCTGGTTGAAGAGCAGGGCGGAAGCATTCGGGTAAACACCGCCCCCGGGGCGGGCAGCACTGTATCGTTTGACTGGCGGAAATAA
- a CDS encoding aldose epimerase family protein translates to MNLISLFLFAAGSLLAPSTQKPVPNQKAGIEKEVFGQMPDGRDAHLFTLRNAAGMEVKLTNYGGYIVSCSVPDKAGKQENVTLGVPTFADYLKGTPSFGPIIGRFGNRIAGGKFLLDGKEYTLAANSNGNHIHGGRVGFDKKLWDATPVNGPEPALKLHYTSPDGEEGYPGTLSVDVVYTLQKDNALRIDYKATTDKPTVLNLTNHAYFNLSGMKRDVLNNVVMIKADKFLPTSKAQIPTGEIRPVAGTVFDFRTPTEVGKRINDTTETQIRYGSGYDHCWVFTDQSKKLKLGATVYEPESGRFMEMFTTEPAVQLYTANHLNGKLQGKEGVLFTRRFGLCLETEHFPDSPNHPNFPTTTLRPGEAYQSTTVYKFSVK, encoded by the coding sequence ATGAATCTCATCAGCCTGTTTCTGTTTGCAGCGGGTAGTCTGCTCGCTCCCTCCACGCAAAAACCAGTACCTAACCAGAAAGCGGGTATCGAAAAAGAAGTGTTTGGCCAAATGCCGGACGGCCGCGACGCCCACCTGTTCACTCTTCGGAATGCCGCCGGGATGGAGGTTAAGCTGACTAACTACGGCGGATATATCGTGTCGTGTTCGGTCCCTGATAAAGCCGGTAAACAGGAGAACGTAACTTTGGGCGTGCCTACGTTTGCCGACTACCTGAAAGGCACGCCCAGCTTTGGCCCCATCATTGGCCGCTTTGGTAACCGGATCGCCGGGGGCAAATTTCTCCTCGACGGCAAGGAATACACGCTGGCGGCCAACAGCAATGGGAATCATATTCACGGCGGCCGGGTCGGTTTCGACAAAAAGCTGTGGGACGCTACCCCCGTGAATGGCCCCGAGCCGGCGCTCAAACTACACTATACCTCACCAGATGGCGAAGAAGGCTACCCCGGTACGTTGTCGGTCGATGTGGTGTACACACTGCAGAAAGACAACGCGCTGCGGATTGACTACAAAGCCACGACCGATAAACCGACCGTTCTGAATCTGACCAATCATGCTTACTTCAACCTGAGTGGCATGAAGCGCGATGTTCTGAATAATGTGGTCATGATTAAAGCCGATAAATTCCTGCCGACCAGCAAGGCTCAGATTCCAACGGGCGAAATCCGGCCGGTGGCGGGTACGGTTTTCGATTTCCGAACCCCCACCGAAGTTGGCAAACGCATCAACGACACCACCGAAACCCAGATCCGGTATGGTTCCGGCTACGATCACTGCTGGGTGTTCACCGATCAATCGAAGAAGCTGAAATTAGGCGCTACCGTTTATGAACCCGAAAGCGGTCGGTTTATGGAAATGTTTACCACCGAACCGGCGGTACAGCTCTATACGGCCAATCATCTGAATGGAAAATTGCAGGGTAAAGAAGGTGTGCTGTTCACCCGCCGGTTTGGCCTTTGCCTGGAAACGGAGCATTTCCCCGATTCGCCCAATCATCCTAATTTCCCCACAACCACCCTGCGGCCCGGTGAGGCCTATCAGAGCACGACCGTTTATAAATTCTCGGTAAAATAA